One Symphalangus syndactylus isolate Jambi chromosome 10, NHGRI_mSymSyn1-v2.1_pri, whole genome shotgun sequence genomic region harbors:
- the MSANTD7 gene encoding zinc finger and SCAN domain containing 29 isoform X2, whose protein sequence is MARLGVSGEPSPCTSTSRSTPGVASTPQTPVSSSRTGFVSGGDRPLTSEPPPRWARRRRRSVARTIAAELAENRRLARELSKREEEKLDRLIAIGEEASAQQDTANELRRDAVIAVRRLATAVEEATGAFQLGLEKLLQRLISNTKS, encoded by the coding sequence ATGGCCAGACTGGGTGTGTCCGGGGAGCCCAGCCCTTGCACCAGCACCAGCCGCAGCACTCCTGGGGTAGCCTCCACACCGCAGACTCCAGTCTCCTCTTCGAGAACTGGTTTTGTTTCTGGTGGGGATAGGCCCTTGACCAGTGAGCCCCCTCCAAGGTGGGCAAGGCGAAGAAGGCGGTCAGTGGCCAGGACTATCGCAGCCGAGTTGGCAGAAAACAGGCGATTGGCACGAGAACTCTCAAAGCGGGAGGAAGAAAAACTGGACAGGCTGATTGCTATTGGTGAGGAGGCCAGTGCTCAGCAAGACACTGCCAATGAGCTCCGCAGGGATGCTGTCATCGCAGTCAGACGTTTGGCAACAGCAGTGGAAGAGGCAACTGGTGCTTTTCAGCTAGGCCTTGAAAAATTGCTTCAGAGGTTGATTTCGAATACCAAAAGCTAG
- the MSANTD7 gene encoding zinc finger and SCAN domain containing 29 isoform X1 encodes MASANSSAGIRWSRQETRTLLSILGEAEYIQRLQTVHHNADVYQAVSKRMQQEGFRRTERQCRSKFKVLKALYLKAYVAHATSMGEPPHCPFYDTLDQLLRNQIVTDPDNLMEDAAWAKHCDQNLVASDAPGEEATGILKSKRTQAADHQPILKTVKESDEDRQLRISDRIRETSDLEDSWDESSGAGCSQGTPSYSSSHSLFRGAVAPCQSSPMARLGVSGEPSPCTSTSRSTPGVASTPQTPVSSSRTGFVSGGDRPLTSEPPPRWARRRRRSVARTIAAELAENRRLARELSKREEEKLDRLIAIGEEASAQQDTANELRRDAVIAVRRLATAVEEATGAFQLGLEKLLQRLISNTKS; translated from the exons ATGGCCAGTGCCAATAGCAGTGCGGGCATCCGGTGGTCCAGACAGGAGACACGAACTCTTCTTTCCATACTAGGCGAGGCAGAGTATATTCAGCGCCTCCAGACTGTGCATCACAATGCAGATGTCTATCAGGCTGTGTCTAAGCGAATGCAGCAGGAGGGCTTCCGCCGCACCGAACGTCAGTGCCGCTCCAAGTTTAAAGTTCTGAAGGCATTATATTTAAAGGCCTATGTTGCCCATGCCACAAGTatgggtgagccaccacactgtcCATTTTATGATACGTTGGATCAGCTTCTCCGAAATCAGATAGTGACTGACCCAGACAACTTAATGGAGGATGCTGCTTGGGCCAAGCACTGTGATCAGAACTTAGTGGCCTCTGATGCCCCAGGGGAAGAGGCAACTGGCATTCTAAAATCAAAAAGGACTCAGGCAGCTGATCATCAGCCCATCTTGAAAACAGTTAAGGAATCAGATGAGGATCGTCAGCTAAGAATCAGTGACCGGATACGAGAAACCAGTGACCTCGAGGACTCCTGGGATGAATCCTCGGGTGCAG gGTGCTCTCAAGGGACCCCCAGCTACAGCAGCTCCCACAGCCTTTTCAGAGGTGCAGTTGCTCCCTGTCAGAGCAGCCCCATGGCCAGACTGGGTGTGTCCGGGGAGCCCAGCCCTTGCACCAGCACCAGCCGCAGCACTCCTGGGGTAGCCTCCACACCGCAGACTCCAGTCTCCTCTTCGAGAACTGGTTTTGTTTCTGGTGGGGATAGGCCCTTGACCAGTGAGCCCCCTCCAAGGTGGGCAAGGCGAAGAAGGCGGTCAGTGGCCAGGACTATCGCAGCCGAGTTGGCAGAAAACAGGCGATTGGCACGAGAACTCTCAAAGCGGGAGGAAGAAAAACTGGACAGGCTGATTGCTATTGGTGAGGAGGCCAGTGCTCAGCAAGACACTGCCAATGAGCTCCGCAGGGATGCTGTCATCGCAGTCAGACGTTTGGCAACAGCAGTGGAAGAGGCAACTGGTGCTTTTCAGCTAGGCCTTGAAAAATTGCTTCAGAGGTTGATTTCGAATACCAAAAGCTAG